One segment of Magnetovibrio sp. DNA contains the following:
- a CDS encoding GTP-binding protein, protein MAKEKFERTKPHCNIGTVGHVDHGKTTLTAAITKVLAETGGATFSGYADIDKAPEERERGITISTAHVEYQTEARHYAHVDCPGHADYVKNMITGAAQMDGGILVVSAADGPMPQTREHIL, encoded by the coding sequence ATGGCTAAAGAGAAATTTGAACGTACTAAACCGCATTGCAACATCGGCACGGTTGGTCACGTTGACCACGGTAAAACGACGTTGACGGCTGCGATCACGAAGGTTCTTGCTGAAACGGGCGGCGCCACGTTCTCTGGCTACGCCGACATCGACAAAGCCCCCGAAGAGCGCGAGCGCGGCATCACCATTTCGACGGCGCACGTCGAATACCAGACCGAAGCGCGCCACTACGCGCACGTCGACTGCCCGGGCCACGCTGACTATGTGAAGAACATGATCACCGGCGCGGCGCAGATGGACGGCGGCATTTTGGTGGTTTCGGCTGCTGACGGCCCGATGCCGCAGACCCGCGAGCACATCTTG
- the rlmB gene encoding 23S rRNA (guanosine(2251)-2'-O)-methyltransferase RlmB: MAKRKKHGRSGRPTHDFASPDGVGETFKRSNKGGELWLYGAHACLAALANPERDVRRIVLATQSADELEIPVCDAANAAFEACQTPRPQIEWRDRRDINDLLPRDAVHQGICIETTPLPHPQIEDVIEDAQGLSSACIVVLDQATDPRNIGAVMRSAAAFGALAVVVQDKHAPDITGALAKAASGAVERLPYIKVTNLARTLDQLKAAEFWCVGFDGHADDYLSAKTLQGRNAIVMGAEGAGLRRLTRETCDLLVKIPMTDAVESLNLSNAAAIALYQFQQSNG, encoded by the coding sequence ATGGCTAAGCGCAAAAAACACGGTCGCTCCGGGCGGCCCACCCACGATTTCGCCTCTCCTGACGGCGTCGGCGAGACCTTCAAACGCTCCAACAAAGGCGGAGAGCTGTGGCTCTACGGCGCGCACGCGTGCCTAGCCGCATTGGCGAATCCGGAACGCGACGTGCGCCGTATCGTGCTGGCGACGCAAAGCGCCGACGAATTGGAAATTCCGGTGTGCGACGCCGCCAATGCCGCGTTCGAGGCCTGCCAGACGCCGCGTCCGCAAATCGAATGGCGCGACCGCCGCGACATCAACGACTTGCTGCCGCGCGACGCCGTGCACCAGGGCATCTGCATCGAAACCACGCCCCTGCCCCATCCCCAGATCGAAGACGTGATCGAGGACGCCCAGGGCCTTTCCAGCGCCTGCATCGTGGTGCTCGACCAGGCCACCGACCCGCGCAACATCGGCGCGGTGATGCGTTCCGCCGCCGCGTTCGGCGCACTGGCGGTGGTGGTCCAGGACAAGCACGCCCCCGACATCACCGGCGCGTTGGCCAAGGCCGCGTCCGGCGCGGTGGAACGCCTGCCCTACATCAAGGTCACCAACCTTGCGCGCACGCTCGACCAGCTCAAAGCCGCCGAGTTCTGGTGTGTGGGTTTCGACGGCCACGCCGACGACTATCTGTCGGCCAAGACCCTGCAGGGCCGAAACGCCATCGTGATGGGCGCGGAAGGGGCCGGTTTGCGCCGCCTGACCCGCGAAACCTGCGACTTGCTGGTAAAAATCCCCATGACCGACGCGGTGGAAAGCCTCAATCTTTCCAACGCCGCCGCCATCGCGCTGTATCAGTTCCAGCAATCGAACGGCTAA
- a CDS encoding isoprenylcysteine carboxylmethyltransferase family protein has product MKTALHLILGGLLLPGVVLLLVPGILVWLYPIELPNPTLVRYWFAKVMLPGGLVLMGTCAAQFVVTGHGTPAPWAPPKKLVTSGLYAYVRNPMILGMLLMLGGEALLIASHAIGIWFAMVATVIVAYVHLIEERGLQARFGDAYATYKANVPAWFPRFKAWAAPDQPDPSDP; this is encoded by the coding sequence ATGAAGACGGCTTTACACCTCATTCTCGGCGGATTGTTGCTGCCCGGCGTGGTGTTGTTGCTGGTGCCGGGCATCTTGGTGTGGCTCTATCCCATCGAACTGCCCAATCCGACCCTGGTGCGCTATTGGTTCGCCAAGGTGATGCTGCCGGGCGGGTTGGTGTTGATGGGCACCTGCGCCGCGCAATTCGTCGTCACCGGTCACGGCACGCCCGCACCCTGGGCCCCACCTAAAAAACTCGTCACCAGCGGGCTTTATGCATATGTGCGCAACCCGATGATCCTCGGCATGCTGCTGATGCTCGGCGGCGAAGCCCTGCTGATCGCGTCGCACGCCATCGGCATCTGGTTCGCCATGGTCGCAACCGTGATCGTCGCCTACGTGCACCTGATCGAAGAACGCGGCCTGCAAGCCCGCTTCGGTGACGCCTACGCCACCTATAAGGCCAATGTCCCCGCATGGTTTCCGCGGTTTAAGGCGTGGGCAGCACCAGACCAGCCAGACCCGTCAGATCCTTGA
- a CDS encoding haloacid dehalogenase type II, which produces MTRTSPFHDIRACVFDAYGTLLDVNAAAARCRDALGDKAGPLAELWRAKQLQYTWLSSLMGRHRDFYEITAMALDFAMDTLDLHARDLRDKLMALYEILDAYPEVPGMLDTLNRAGMKTAILSNGSPKMLATAVQAAGLENSLNEVISIEDAGIYKPSPSVYQLAVDQLGVAREHICFVSSNGWDATGAAAFGFQVAWVNRSGQKPETLGFPPKAEIKDLTGLAGLVLPTP; this is translated from the coding sequence ATGACCCGGACTTCCCCTTTTCACGACATTCGCGCGTGCGTGTTCGACGCCTACGGCACGCTGCTCGACGTCAATGCGGCGGCGGCGCGGTGCCGCGACGCGCTGGGCGACAAGGCCGGGCCGCTGGCGGAACTGTGGCGCGCCAAGCAGTTGCAATACACGTGGCTGTCGAGCCTCATGGGGCGGCATCGCGATTTCTACGAGATCACCGCCATGGCGCTGGATTTCGCCATGGATACGCTCGATCTGCACGCGCGGGACCTGCGCGACAAGCTGATGGCGCTTTACGAAATCTTGGATGCCTATCCGGAGGTGCCGGGCATGCTCGACACCCTCAACCGCGCGGGGATGAAAACCGCGATTCTCTCCAACGGCTCGCCCAAGATGCTCGCCACCGCAGTCCAGGCGGCGGGGTTGGAAAACAGCCTCAACGAAGTCATTTCGATCGAGGACGCGGGCATCTACAAACCGTCACCCAGCGTCTACCAATTGGCGGTCGATCAGCTCGGCGTGGCGCGCGAACACATCTGCTTCGTCTCTTCCAACGGCTGGGACGCCACCGGCGCGGCGGCTTTCGGTTTTCAGGTCGCGTGGGTCAATCGCAGCGGCCAAAAGCCGGAAACCCTGGGCTTTCCGCCTAAGGCGGAGATCAAGGATCTGACGGGTCTGGCTGGTCTGGTGCTGCCCACGCCTTAA
- a CDS encoding MHYT domain-containing protein, producing MGSYLQFLDPTQDLSLAFHSEYSIPLVILSVLTAVFASFMALQLADRIRNAQSLSMKIVWLCPGALALGGGVWAMHFIGMLAFSLPCGITYDPVTTLLSMFPGILASAVALWVIGLKRTTLSSLLMGGVLMGSGIGTMHYAGMAAMRLDAVIYYSPTIFAVSIVFSILLAMLSLYAKIGLHRQFPDIPDWSVLFLSALLMGLSISGMHYIAMEAAYFIPVGETTASTPGISPTVLAIGIGTITALAVALALAAVILGKHLETIKVLNHEISERMRSEDEMRKMSRAVQQSPVTVVITDRLGNIEYVNPKFTQTTGYSAEEAIGQNPRILKSGDKLPGEYQELWDTILAGKEWRGEFHNKRKDGTHYWEAASISPIRAEDGTITNFMAIKEDITERKKIDADLIATRTQAELDAAQEKVLENLMRLSLATVSMEEYLNKAISSLINDVPWLTLLHQGGIFLTTEQGAGDGLELIAGYKLHPQLMSLCAKVPFGYCLCGRAAVSREIMHADCIDDRHDISFDGIEPHGHYIVPLLQEETVLGMITLYLPHGYQKQENDVQFLRRVSDVLSIGISRRYDARELRQAKEDAEAANHAKSEFLSSMSHELRTPLNAILGFGQLLDYNPKEPLTPAQKDSVKQIMSGGQHLLNLINDVLDLAKIEAGKVQLSIENVSVKTVLNECLSLTQTLADKRGIRQIVGEGFQTNKDIRVDHTRFKQSLLNLMSNAVKYNKENGSVTLDCHETLDGMLHISVTDTGEGIPEEKYEELFKPFNRLDAENTEIEGTGIGLTITKQLIERMDGHIGVVSEVGQGSTFWLELPCSEAKLVQMTDEEELDAERKDAYLPGIDGTVLYVEDNPANLSLMEMIVQQVEGLSMISAHNAELGIEMARTQKPDLIIMDINLPGMNGYEALAKLQSLSEIKNIPVIALSANAMPKDIEKGIAAGFRRYLTKPIVVDEIVYIMKDIVEGLQHPSPNA from the coding sequence ATGGGAAGCTATCTACAGTTTTTAGACCCCACTCAAGATCTATCGCTTGCCTTCCACAGCGAATACAGCATTCCTCTTGTCATACTGTCCGTGTTAACCGCCGTATTTGCCTCGTTCATGGCGCTGCAGTTGGCGGATCGCATCCGCAATGCCCAGTCGCTTAGCATGAAAATCGTGTGGTTGTGTCCGGGTGCATTGGCGTTGGGCGGTGGCGTATGGGCTATGCATTTCATCGGCATGCTGGCGTTCAGCCTCCCCTGCGGCATCACCTATGACCCCGTCACAACCTTGCTGTCCATGTTTCCCGGGATCCTCGCCAGCGCCGTGGCGTTGTGGGTCATTGGTCTCAAGAGAACCACACTCTCCTCGCTCTTGATGGGGGGCGTGCTGATGGGCAGCGGCATTGGCACGATGCACTATGCCGGGATGGCGGCCATGCGCCTGGATGCCGTGATCTATTACTCCCCGACCATCTTTGCCGTATCGATCGTGTTTAGCATATTATTGGCGATGCTGTCGTTGTACGCCAAGATCGGTTTGCATCGTCAATTCCCCGACATTCCCGATTGGAGCGTGCTGTTTCTCAGCGCACTGCTGATGGGCCTCTCGATTTCGGGCATGCACTACATTGCGATGGAAGCCGCCTACTTCATTCCGGTTGGAGAAACGACCGCCTCTACACCCGGGATTTCCCCAACCGTATTGGCCATCGGCATTGGCACGATCACTGCCCTGGCCGTGGCATTGGCGTTGGCCGCAGTTATTTTGGGCAAACACCTTGAGACCATCAAAGTTCTCAACCATGAAATTTCCGAACGCATGCGCAGTGAAGACGAAATGCGCAAGATGTCGCGCGCGGTGCAGCAAAGCCCGGTCACCGTGGTGATTACGGACAGATTGGGCAATATCGAATACGTCAATCCGAAGTTCACGCAAACGACAGGCTACAGCGCAGAAGAAGCCATCGGCCAAAATCCGAGAATCCTCAAATCCGGCGACAAGCTACCCGGAGAATATCAAGAACTGTGGGATACCATTCTTGCCGGTAAGGAATGGCGCGGCGAATTTCATAACAAGCGCAAGGATGGAACACACTATTGGGAGGCAGCCAGCATTTCCCCGATCAGGGCGGAAGACGGAACCATCACCAACTTCATGGCCATCAAGGAGGACATCACCGAGCGGAAAAAAATTGACGCCGATTTGATCGCCACCCGCACCCAGGCGGAACTGGACGCGGCACAGGAAAAAGTGCTCGAAAACTTGATGCGATTATCTCTCGCGACGGTGTCGATGGAAGAGTACCTGAATAAAGCGATCAGTTCCCTGATCAATGATGTGCCGTGGCTGACATTGCTGCACCAGGGTGGAATTTTTCTGACCACCGAACAAGGCGCAGGCGATGGTTTGGAGTTGATCGCGGGTTATAAATTGCACCCTCAGCTTATGTCGCTGTGCGCCAAAGTCCCCTTCGGTTATTGCCTCTGCGGACGGGCGGCTGTAAGTCGAGAGATTATGCACGCCGATTGCATCGATGACCGCCATGACATCAGTTTTGACGGGATTGAGCCACACGGCCACTACATCGTTCCGCTTCTTCAGGAAGAAACCGTGCTGGGCATGATTACGCTGTACTTGCCGCATGGTTACCAAAAGCAAGAGAATGACGTGCAGTTTTTGCGCCGGGTCAGCGATGTGCTCAGCATTGGTATTTCCAGGCGATACGATGCGCGTGAGCTGAGGCAAGCGAAAGAGGATGCGGAAGCCGCCAATCACGCCAAATCCGAATTTCTATCGTCGATGAGCCACGAATTGCGCACGCCCTTAAACGCCATTTTGGGATTTGGGCAACTGTTGGATTACAACCCCAAAGAACCACTGACCCCGGCGCAAAAGGATTCCGTCAAACAAATCATGAGTGGTGGGCAGCACCTGCTTAATCTGATCAACGATGTCTTGGATCTTGCGAAGATCGAGGCCGGCAAAGTGCAGCTTTCCATTGAGAACGTATCCGTCAAAACCGTTCTCAACGAGTGCCTGTCGCTCACGCAAACGTTGGCGGATAAGCGCGGCATTCGGCAAATTGTCGGCGAGGGTTTTCAAACCAACAAGGATATTCGTGTCGATCATACCCGCTTCAAGCAATCGTTGTTGAACCTGATGTCGAACGCCGTCAAATACAACAAGGAGAACGGCTCGGTCACCTTGGATTGTCACGAAACCCTGGATGGTATGCTGCACATCTCCGTGACCGACACAGGCGAAGGCATCCCGGAAGAAAAATACGAAGAACTGTTCAAGCCGTTCAACCGGCTGGATGCTGAGAACACGGAAATTGAGGGTACCGGCATTGGCCTCACAATTACCAAGCAGTTGATCGAAAGAATGGACGGTCATATCGGCGTTGTGAGCGAAGTGGGACAAGGGTCCACTTTTTGGTTGGAACTACCATGCTCGGAGGCAAAGCTCGTGCAAATGACGGATGAAGAGGAGTTAGATGCAGAACGTAAAGATGCCTATTTACCCGGCATCGACGGAACCGTTCTGTATGTCGAGGACAATCCGGCAAACCTGAGCTTGATGGAGATGATCGTCCAACAGGTTGAAGGACTTTCCATGATCTCGGCCCACAACGCTGAATTGGGCATCGAGATGGCCAGAACGCAAAAACCCGACCTGATCATCATGGACATCAACCTGCCAGGCATGAACGGCTACGAAGCGCTCGCGAAACTACAGAGCCTGTCGGAAATCAAAAACATCCCCGTGATCGCGTTAAGCGCAAACGCGATGCCCAAGGACATTGAAAAAGGTATCGCGGCCGGATTCCGCCGCTATCTGACCAAGCCAATCGTGGTGGATGAAATCGTCTACATCATGAAGGATATTGTTGAGGGATTGCAGCACCCCAGCCCAAACGCATGA
- the recQ gene encoding DNA helicase RecQ, with the protein MPNQILKNVFGYDSFRPGQAEVVDALLSGENALAVMPTGSGKSLCFQIPALVKGGLTIVVSPLVALMEDQVAALKLAGVAAETINSSRDRTINVDAWRRVAAGKTRLLYLAPERLMTERMLDALTKLPVSLIAIDEAHCLSRWGPSFRPEYEALSRLKDHFPGVPIAALTATADSATQEDIAAKLFGGQGRAFVSGFDRPNIRLSVEIRTDAKRQLLNVIKDFEGESGIVYCLSRAKTEKTAAMLNENGIRALAYHAGLSAQMRAQNQQIFMMEPGVVIVATIAFGMGIDKPDVRFVCHTDMPGNVEAYYQEIGRAGRDGKPAVAHMFYGLDDVRMRRMFIEQEDSDPDHKRREHKRLDALIAYCEAPSCRRQALLEYFNDTIAPCGNCDMCLTPPEMVEGSDTVQALLSACVATGQMYGQAHLIDIVRGADTEKMRQTGHDQLPEHGQGADISKDAWRSIVRQLVAGGFLKIDVTGHGGLSLSPKGQALLKGEETFRYRKDLVHKPAKKKSRGGRAEPPADLNPDDAKLLTELKNLRTHLAMEREVPAYMIFSDRTLEDMARKKPRNETAFADIHGVGAAKLKDFAEAFIGVVVENT; encoded by the coding sequence ATGCCCAACCAGATTCTCAAAAACGTTTTCGGATACGACAGCTTCCGCCCCGGCCAAGCCGAAGTGGTCGATGCCTTGCTTTCGGGCGAAAACGCCCTGGCGGTGATGCCAACAGGCTCAGGCAAATCGCTGTGCTTTCAAATCCCGGCGTTGGTCAAAGGCGGTCTGACCATCGTGGTGTCGCCGTTGGTGGCACTGATGGAAGACCAGGTCGCGGCGTTGAAACTGGCTGGCGTGGCCGCCGAAACCATCAATTCGTCGCGCGATCGCACCATCAACGTCGACGCCTGGCGACGCGTCGCGGCGGGGAAAACCCGGTTGCTGTATCTGGCCCCCGAACGGCTGATGACGGAGCGCATGCTGGATGCGCTGACGAAGCTGCCGGTGAGCCTGATCGCCATCGACGAGGCCCACTGCCTTTCGCGCTGGGGGCCGTCGTTTCGTCCCGAATACGAGGCCTTGTCGCGCCTCAAGGACCATTTCCCCGGCGTACCCATCGCCGCGCTCACCGCCACCGCCGACAGCGCCACCCAAGAAGACATCGCCGCCAAGCTGTTCGGCGGCCAGGGGCGTGCGTTCGTGTCCGGTTTCGATCGCCCCAACATTCGTCTCAGCGTCGAAATCCGCACCGACGCCAAGCGTCAATTGCTCAACGTCATCAAGGACTTCGAAGGCGAAAGCGGCATCGTCTATTGCCTGTCGCGGGCCAAGACCGAAAAAACGGCGGCGATGCTGAACGAAAACGGGATCCGCGCCTTGGCCTACCACGCCGGTCTGTCGGCGCAAATGCGCGCGCAAAATCAGCAAATCTTCATGATGGAGCCCGGCGTCGTGATCGTCGCCACCATTGCGTTCGGCATGGGCATCGACAAGCCCGACGTGCGCTTCGTCTGCCACACCGACATGCCCGGCAACGTCGAGGCCTACTACCAAGAAATCGGCCGCGCTGGTCGTGACGGCAAGCCCGCCGTGGCGCACATGTTCTACGGTCTCGACGACGTGCGCATGCGCCGTATGTTTATCGAACAAGAAGACAGCGACCCCGATCACAAGCGCCGCGAACACAAGCGCCTGGACGCGCTGATCGCGTACTGCGAAGCGCCCAGTTGCCGCCGCCAGGCGCTGTTGGAATATTTCAACGACACCATCGCGCCGTGCGGCAACTGCGACATGTGCCTCACCCCCCCGGAAATGGTCGAAGGCAGCGACACCGTGCAAGCCTTGCTGTCGGCGTGCGTCGCCACCGGGCAGATGTACGGCCAAGCGCACCTGATCGACATCGTGCGCGGTGCGGACACGGAAAAAATGCGCCAGACCGGCCACGACCAATTGCCTGAACACGGCCAAGGTGCGGACATTTCCAAGGATGCGTGGCGTTCCATCGTGCGCCAACTGGTCGCCGGCGGCTTTCTCAAGATCGACGTCACCGGCCATGGTGGATTAAGCCTTTCGCCCAAAGGCCAAGCGTTGCTCAAGGGTGAGGAAACTTTCCGCTACCGCAAAGATTTGGTGCACAAACCGGCGAAAAAGAAAAGCCGCGGCGGACGGGCCGAGCCTCCCGCCGACCTGAACCCGGACGACGCCAAGTTGCTAACGGAGTTGAAAAACCTGCGCACCCATCTGGCGATGGAACGCGAAGTCCCCGCCTACATGATCTTTTCCGATCGCACCTTGGAAGACATGGCGCGCAAAAAGCCCCGCAACGAGACCGCCTTCGCCGATATTCACGGCGTCGGCGCGGCAAAGCTTAAAGACTTCGCCGAAGCGTTCATCGGCGTGGTGGTGGAAAACACCTAA
- a CDS encoding cytochrome c oxidase assembly factor Coa1 family protein — protein MPNRSPVHRPSALPPELPGKQPAELPIELRGWNWGAFFLNWVWGIAHNTPIALLMFVPGVNIVMLFVLGAKGNAWAWANNTWRDVEHFKRTQRLWARVGWGAFIGIPLMFAAMFALVTMLFTSSDAYRLTVDAVRDHPALERRLGLPVEPSTWWTTGNIQTTNDEGWAELSFDVQGPRGDGTVFVYLDKRGGVWTIRQLNVLTEDGERIVLVEPADAI, from the coding sequence ATGCCAAACCGCAGCCCCGTTCACCGGCCATCCGCTTTGCCGCCAGAATTACCCGGCAAGCAGCCTGCCGAGTTGCCCATCGAACTGCGTGGCTGGAACTGGGGGGCGTTTTTTCTCAACTGGGTGTGGGGGATCGCACACAACACGCCGATTGCGCTGTTGATGTTCGTGCCCGGCGTCAACATCGTGATGCTGTTCGTGTTGGGGGCGAAGGGCAACGCCTGGGCCTGGGCCAACAACACATGGCGCGACGTCGAACATTTCAAGCGCACCCAGCGCCTATGGGCGCGGGTCGGGTGGGGCGCGTTTATCGGCATTCCACTGATGTTTGCTGCGATGTTCGCTCTTGTCACGATGCTGTTCACCAGCAGCGACGCCTATCGCCTGACCGTGGACGCGGTGCGCGATCACCCGGCGCTGGAACGGCGGTTGGGGTTGCCGGTCGAACCGTCGACTTGGTGGACCACGGGCAACATTCAAACCACCAACGATGAAGGCTGGGCGGAGCTGAGCTTCGACGTGCAAGGCCCCAGGGGGGATGGCACGGTGTTCGTCTATTTAGATAAACGTGGTGGCGTGTGGACCATCCGCCAGCTCAATGTGTTGACCGAAGACGGCGAACGCATCGTGCTGGTGGAGCCGGCAGATGCCATTTAG
- a CDS encoding DUF805 domain-containing protein yields MGAQQAPEQMAQLETMASMIELGMLVFFVLLFGAILLIARRNMKGWDQPLSWVWFSLSGRLNRKAYWLKGVLLMSLIGFGVQMFGVLIGLLSGTSGLGAILGASAALLVLLPLLVFNFWVSLAISVKRAHDLGHSGWWLLLFLVPIYNLWMAIVMGFFRGTPGPNDYGPDPIDPINDYIDEMTGGAQDDGDGQASAPSHPNPRPPQGGDDAPQGFGGRKFAKPEAPAETQPEADFTPVDLSGGADNLDVIKRRLGDDIMRPIKRKGGGGREPVG; encoded by the coding sequence ATGGGGGCGCAACAAGCGCCTGAGCAAATGGCGCAACTGGAAACCATGGCATCGATGATCGAACTGGGCATGCTGGTTTTCTTCGTGTTGCTGTTTGGCGCGATCTTGCTGATTGCTCGGCGCAATATGAAGGGCTGGGATCAGCCGCTTTCGTGGGTGTGGTTTTCGCTTTCCGGACGCCTGAACCGCAAAGCCTATTGGCTCAAAGGCGTGCTGCTGATGTCGCTGATCGGCTTCGGTGTACAGATGTTCGGCGTCTTGATCGGTCTGCTGTCGGGGACGTCGGGGCTTGGCGCGATCCTTGGTGCCAGTGCGGCGTTGCTCGTGCTGTTGCCGCTGTTGGTGTTCAATTTTTGGGTCAGCTTGGCGATCAGCGTCAAACGCGCCCATGATTTGGGTCATTCGGGCTGGTGGTTGCTGTTGTTTTTGGTGCCGATCTACAACCTGTGGATGGCCATCGTGATGGGATTTTTTCGCGGCACCCCGGGCCCCAACGATTACGGTCCCGATCCCATCGACCCGATCAACGATTACATCGATGAGATGACCGGCGGCGCGCAAGACGACGGCGATGGGCAAGCGTCCGCGCCTTCACACCCCAACCCGCGTCCGCCCCAAGGTGGCGACGATGCGCCCCAGGGCTTCGGTGGGCGAAAGTTTGCCAAGCCGGAGGCACCAGCCGAGACGCAGCCCGAGGCCGATTTCACGCCGGTTGATTTGTCCGGCGGTGCGGACAATCTCGATGTCATCAAGCGCCGTCTCGGCGACGACATCATGCGTCCGATCAAGCGCAAAGGCGGCGGCGGTCGCGAGCCCGTAGGCTAA
- a CDS encoding DUF6134 family protein — translation MKTLIRSVAFAMAAVVATATWQAHAANKTLAFTVLRDGSNIGTHSYAISEHGDETLVEVNTDIEVKVLFMTAYKFIHASKEVWKNGKLVQLNSTTDDDGTAKSLNVKAQGDTLTADSVVAGQDRRQNAAPTVIPASLWKQDIVKQSAVLNTLDGTLMNIKVEDLGAEEVEAGGAKIEAQHYSITGELTRELWFSGAGDLVRVRFPDKTGSEIVYALK, via the coding sequence ATGAAGACCTTGATCCGCTCCGTTGCGTTTGCGATGGCCGCCGTGGTCGCCACCGCCACTTGGCAAGCACATGCCGCGAACAAAACCCTTGCGTTCACCGTTCTGCGTGATGGCTCAAACATCGGCACCCACAGCTACGCTATTTCCGAGCACGGCGACGAAACCCTGGTCGAGGTCAACACCGACATCGAAGTCAAAGTGCTGTTCATGACGGCATACAAATTCATCCATGCCTCCAAGGAAGTATGGAAAAACGGCAAGTTGGTTCAGCTCAACTCCACCACCGACGACGACGGCACCGCCAAGTCGCTCAACGTCAAAGCTCAAGGCGACACATTGACCGCCGACAGCGTGGTCGCAGGCCAAGACCGACGCCAGAACGCCGCGCCGACCGTGATCCCCGCCAGCCTGTGGAAACAAGACATCGTCAAACAAAGCGCGGTGCTCAACACGCTCGACGGCACGTTGATGAACATCAAGGTCGAAGATTTGGGTGCCGAGGAAGTCGAAGCGGGCGGCGCGAAGATCGAAGCGCAACACTATTCCATCACCGGCGAACTGACCCGCGAACTGTGGTTCAGCGGTGCGGGCGATCTGGTGCGGGTTCGCTTTCCCGACAAAACCGGATCAGAAATCGTCTACGCCTTAAAATAG
- a CDS encoding thermostable hemolysin, which translates to MKPALLPVLISPDHPDRAAVEALVRGVYDREYGAKIETFAELMIALPSENGGYLAAAGLRIGNDFFSEIYLDRPIEDLLSDYWRPPAARNEIAEVTTLAASHPHASLALMAGITGHLRNVNVRFAFFTVTERLHMMLKRVGVPAHELAPARIDKVKNPQDWGLYYATNPRVVAIHDAFVSLPASDVGHVGGGKSAPVPLREEAVRV; encoded by the coding sequence ATGAAACCGGCGTTGCTTCCCGTTCTGATCTCCCCCGACCACCCTGACCGTGCCGCGGTCGAGGCCTTGGTGCGCGGCGTCTATGACCGGGAATACGGCGCGAAAATCGAAACCTTCGCCGAATTGATGATCGCGCTTCCGAGCGAAAACGGCGGCTATCTCGCCGCTGCGGGACTGCGCATCGGCAATGATTTCTTTTCCGAAATCTATCTCGACCGCCCCATCGAAGACTTGTTGTCCGACTATTGGCGCCCGCCCGCCGCCCGCAATGAAATCGCCGAGGTCACGACCTTGGCCGCCAGCCATCCGCACGCTTCGTTGGCGTTGATGGCGGGCATCACCGGACATCTGCGCAACGTCAATGTGCGCTTCGCCTTTTTCACCGTGACGGAACGTCTGCACATGATGCTCAAACGCGTCGGCGTTCCGGCCCATGAGTTGGCGCCGGCGCGTATCGACAAAGTGAAAAACCCGCAGGACTGGGGGCTGTATTACGCCACCAACCCGCGCGTGGTCGCGATCCACGACGCGTTCGTGTCCCTGCCCGCTAGCGATGTCGGCCATGTCGGCGGTGGCAAATCCGCACCCGTTCCCCTGCGGGAGGAGGCGGTACGTGTTTGA